AGGTCGGGGATCTCGTCGAGCGGCACCGTGATGTTCGCCGAATACGTGGTGCTCACGCGGCCACCTCGGAGCCGGTGACGGTCTCGACGGCGGTACCGCCCGCGGTCGCGGTGGCGTCGAGAAGGCGCGCGGCCAGGCCTAGTTCACCCGCGGCGCCGATGAATGCCGACGCGTGTCCGATCGGCACCGACACGGTGAGATCGCCGAAGACGGTGCCGTCGATGGTCTGCACGTTGGCGCCCAGCACCGAGATCGAGATGTCGAGTCGCCTGCCCAGCTGGGTCAACCAGTCCGCGGGGACCGTCGCGGAGTGGTAGACCACCGAGATCGGGGTTTCGGCCGAGGCCGGTTGCGCACTTGGCCCGCGCGGCCGGAGTGCCCGTCCCAGAACCGAATCCGGTTCCAGGACCACCTGTTCCAGTCTTCCGTACTCGACGATGCGGCCGCGTTCGAGACGGCCGACGGTGTCGGCGACCCGCACGACCGTGTCCATCTCGTGGGTGATGAACACCACCGCGAGATCCAGTTCGTCCCGAACGTCGGTGAGGAGCCGTAAGAAGGTGTCCGTGGCCGCGGGATCCAGACCCGAGGTGGCTTCGTCGGACAGCAGGACGGAAGGCTTGAGTGCGAGGGCCCGAGCGATGCCGACGCGCTGCCGCTGACCGCCGGACAGCTGATGCGGATACAGGTCCGCTTTGTCGGCGAGGCCGACCAGATCGAGAAGTTCGCCGACGCGAGCCGTGGTCGATCGCTTTGTCGCACCCAGATATTCGAGAGGCAAAGCGACATTCTGCGCCGCGGTTCGCCGGGACAGCAGACTCGCCGACTGGAACACGGTGCCGATCCGGCGCCGGGCGTCGCGAAGGCCCGACGTGCCCAGTGCGGTGAGATCCTCCCCGTTGACCACGACCTTGCCCGACGTCGGACGTTCCAGCAGATTCAGACACCGGGCCAGCGTGCTCTTGCCGGCGCCGGACGGGCCGACGACGGCGAAGATCTCACCGGCGTCGACAGTGAAGTCGACCTCGTCGAGCACCGTCGTCGGGTCGGGCGAACCCACACCGAACACCTTCGTCAGCCCCACCACCTCGATCACCGGAGGTCCCCGTTCGCGCCGGTGGCTGCCAATTGCGGCCCGCTCGCTTCGCTCCCGGCGCCGGTGGTCGATCGCGGCCCGCTCGCTTCGCTCCCGGCGCCGGTGGTCGATCGCGGCCCGCTCGCTTCGCTCCCGGCGCCGGTGAGCTGAGCGGCTTGCCTGATCGAATCGTCGATGGTCGAGTTGCTCCCGCCGACCCGGTACGTGGACCCGCGATGGTTCTCCGGCAGTTGATCGCCACGCCCGAAGAGCTTGTGGCGCAGGGTTCCCGGGACGTAATCCCGATCGTAGAGTCCGCGCTTCTCGAGGGCGGGCACCACGTGGGTGATGATGTCCTCGAACGATCCGGGGGTGACCGCGTAGGCGACATTGAAGCCATCGACGTCGGTCTCGGTCACCCAGTCCTGCAAGGCTTCTGCCACCTCATCACCGGAGCCGATCAGGACCGGACCCATTCCGCCGATGCCGCCCCACGCCGCGATGTCCCGCACGCGCCTTTCCTCCCCGGTGTCGCTCGCCTGCTGGAAAGCGGCCACCGCGGACTGGATCGCGTTGCTGTGCACGTTGCCGATCGGTTCGTCGATCTCGTAACTCGCGAGGTCGATGCCCATCCAGCCCGACATGAAGACCAGCGCACCCTCGGTGCTGGCGTAGGACTGGTACTCCGCGGCTTTCGCGCGGGCGGCCTCCGGAGTCGAGTCGGTGATGATCGTCAGCAGCGTGTAGATCTTCGCGTCGTACGGGTCGCGTCCGGCCAGGATCAGCTCGTCGCGCACCTTGCTCACCACATCACGCAGGATGGCCTTGGTCGGCGCGGCGACGAAGATGGCCTCCGCGTTCTCCGCGGCGAAACGCCGGCCGCGAGGCGAGGCCCCGGCCTGGTAGATGACCGGTGAACCCTGCGGCGACGGCTCGGCGAGGTGAATGCCGGGCACGGTGAAGTGGGTGCCGCGGTGCCCGATGTGATGGACCCGGGCCGGGTCGGCGAAGATGCCCGCCTCGCGATCGCGGAGGACCGCGTCGCGTTCCCACGAACCCTCCCAGAGCTTGTACAGCACGGTGAGGTACTCATCGGCCTGGTTGTAGCGTTCGTCGTGCTCGAGTTGATCGTCGGCGCCCATGTTGCGGGCTGCCGCAGGCAGGTATCCCGTCACCACGTTCCAGCCGATCCGGCCACGGGTGAGGTGGTCCAGCGTCGACAGACGCCGTGCGAAGGGGTAGGGATGCTCGAAACCCGTACCGGTGGTGACCCCGAAGCCGAGGTGTTCGGTGGCGTGCGCCATCGCCGAGACGAGCAACAGCGGGTCGTTCACG
The genomic region above belongs to Gordonia hongkongensis and contains:
- a CDS encoding methionine ABC transporter ATP-binding protein, which encodes MIEVVGLTKVFGVGSPDPTTVLDEVDFTVDAGEIFAVVGPSGAGKSTLARCLNLLERPTSGKVVVNGEDLTALGTSGLRDARRRIGTVFQSASLLSRRTAAQNVALPLEYLGATKRSTTARVGELLDLVGLADKADLYPHQLSGGQRQRVGIARALALKPSVLLSDEATSGLDPAATDTFLRLLTDVRDELDLAVVFITHEMDTVVRVADTVGRLERGRIVEYGRLEQVVLEPDSVLGRALRPRGPSAQPASAETPISVVYHSATVPADWLTQLGRRLDISISVLGANVQTIDGTVFGDLTVSVPIGHASAFIGAAGELGLAARLLDATATAGGTAVETVTGSEVAA
- a CDS encoding LLM class flavin-dependent oxidoreductase — protein: MSEPNAPRKIRFNAFDMNCVAHQSPGLWRHPDDRSWDYNTIDYWVDLARLLETGGFDGLFIADVLGTYDVYAGNDEAAIRQGAQIPVNDPLLLVSAMAHATEHLGFGVTTGTGFEHPYPFARRLSTLDHLTRGRIGWNVVTGYLPAAARNMGADDQLEHDERYNQADEYLTVLYKLWEGSWERDAVLRDREAGIFADPARVHHIGHRGTHFTVPGIHLAEPSPQGSPVIYQAGASPRGRRFAAENAEAIFVAAPTKAILRDVVSKVRDELILAGRDPYDAKIYTLLTIITDSTPEAARAKAAEYQSYASTEGALVFMSGWMGIDLASYEIDEPIGNVHSNAIQSAVAAFQQASDTGEERRVRDIAAWGGIGGMGPVLIGSGDEVAEALQDWVTETDVDGFNVAYAVTPGSFEDIITHVVPALEKRGLYDRDYVPGTLRHKLFGRGDQLPENHRGSTYRVGGSNSTIDDSIRQAAQLTGAGSEASGPRSTTGAGSEASGPRSTTGAGSEASGPQLAATGANGDLR